The Solanum lycopersicum chromosome 6, SLM_r2.1 genome has a window encoding:
- the LOC101265549 gene encoding 3-hydroxyacyl-[acyl-carrier-protein] dehydratase FERN, mitochondrial isoform X1 produces the protein MLMKRLFSSSHVFSSSSASSNLLKIGSVLKQARTFADDDVLGYSKLTHDANPLHFDAECAKNAGFTDCLVPGMLVASLFPRIIAAHFPGAIYVSQTLHFKLPVYIGDEIIAEVQAVSIRQIKNKYIAKLSTKCIKRDGPLVIDGEATAMLPSLVMEPPNLEITSS, from the exons ATGCTTATGAAACGTCTCTTTTCATCTTCACATGTCTTTTCCTCGTCCTCCGCTTCTTCGAATTTGCTTAAAATCGGAAGCGTTTTGAAGCAAGCTAGGACATTTGCAGATGATGATGTTCTTGGTTATTCTAAGCTGACCCATGACGCCAATCCATTGCACTTTGATGCTGAATGCGCCAAGAATGCTGGTTTCACTGACTGCCTTGTTCCTGGGATGCTTGTTGCTTCCTTATTTCCCAGGATTATTGCTGCCCATTTT CCAGGAGCTATCTATGTTTCACAAACTTTGCACTTCAAATTACCTGTTTATATAGGAGACGAGATCATTGCTGAGGTACAGGCAGTAAGCATCAGACAAATCAAAAACAAGTACAT CGCAAAGCTGTCAACAAAATGTATCAAACGTGATGGTCCTCTGGTTATAGATGGTGAAGCAACAGCAATGTTACCATCTCTGGTCATGGAACCACCAAACTTGGAAATTACTTCCAGCTAA
- the LOC101265242 gene encoding ruBisCO large subunit-binding protein subunit alpha, chloroplastic → MLPPTPLLHIDSRRGISLQLLKPSFSIHFLLIMASANGMSTASILSSSSKQVGLKGRRVNQLQGQKFNNKASKSRLVVRANAKDIAFDQKSRAALQAGIDKLVNVVGVTLGPRGRNVVLDEYDTPKVVNDGVTIARAIELADAMENAGATLIREVASLTNDAAGDGTTTASVLAREIIKHGLLSVTSGANPVSLKRGIDKTVNALVAMLERRARPVKGRDDIKAIASISAGNDDEIGTMIADAIDKVGPDGVLSIESSSSFETTVRVEEGMEIDKGYISPQFITNQEKLVVEFENARVLVTDHDISAIKDIMPLLEKATQLRAPLLIIAGEVTGEALATLIVNKLRGILNVAAIRAPGFGQRRKALLQDIAIVTGAEYQAADLCMPVESTPVEALGFARKVTITKDSTTILADDVSKDEIQARISQIKKELDMSESVSDSEKLSERIAKLSGGVAVIKVGAATEAELEDRKLRIEDAKNATFAAIEEGIVPGGGAALVHLSNYVPAIKDNLEDPDEKLGADIVQKALVAPASLIAQNAGVEGEVVVEKIKGSKWKMGYNAMTDKYEDLVEAGVIDPAMVTRCALQNAASVAGMVLTTQAIVVDKKMPSAPAFAPPQGLPMM, encoded by the exons ATGCTTCCACCTACTCCCCTTTTACACATAGACAGTAGAAGAGGAATATCATTGCAGCTGCTTAAACCCTCTTTCAGTATACACTTTCTTCTGATAATGGCTTCTGCAAATGGGATGTCCACTGCCTCTATCCTTTCTTCTTCCTCTAAACAG GTGGGGTTGAAAGGAAGAAGGGTGAACCAATTGCAGGGACAGAAATTCAATAATAAGGCTTCAAAGAGCCGATTAGTAGTAAGGGCGAATGCTAAAGATATTGCATTTGACCAGAAATCAAGAGCTGCCCTTCAAGCAGGAATTGATAAGCTCGTTAATGTTGTCGGTGTCACTCTTGGTCCTAGGG GGAGGAATGTGGTTTTAGACGAATATGATACCCCGAAAGTAGTGAACGATGGAGTCACGATTGCTCGAGCCATAGAGCTAGCTGATGCCATGGAAAATGCAGGCGCAACCCTTATCAGAGAG GTTGCAAGCCTAACCAATGATGCTGCTGGTGACGGGACAACAACTGCATCTGTTCTTGCCAGGGAAATCATTAAGCATGGTCTTTTAAGTGTTACATCTGGTGCAAATCCAGTCTCTCTGAAGAGAGGCATTGACAAAACTGTTAATGCTTTGGTTGCAATGCTAGAACGGAGGGCTAGACCTGTTAAAGGTCGTGATGACATCAAAG CTATTGCTTCTATCTCTGCTGGAAATGATGATGAGATTGGAACCATGATTGCTGATGCAATTGACAAAGTTGGACCTGATGGTGTTCTATCGATTGAGTCATCCTCTTCCTTTGAAACCACTGTTCGTGTTGAAGAGGGGATGGAG ATTGATAAGGGATATATTTCCCCACAATTCATCACCAATCAGGAGAAACTAGTTGTTGAATTTGAGAATGCTCGAGTGTTGGTTACAGATCACGATATTTCAGCAATCAAGGATATTATGCCCCTCTTGGAGAAGGCAACTCAATTACGAGCCCCTCTACTCATTATTGCTGGAGAAGTAACTGGAGAAGCTTTAGCTACTCTTATTGTGAACAAGCTGCGAGGTATACTAAATGTTGCTGCCATCAGAGCACCTGGTTTTGGTCAAAGGAGGAAGGCTCTTCTTCAAGATATTGCCATTGTAACAG GAGCCGAGTACCAGGCAGCTGATTTGTGTATGCCTGTTGAGAGTACCCCGGTCGAAGCACTAGGTTTTGCTAGAAAGGTGACTATCACCAAGGACTCAACAACCATCCTTGCTGATGATGTGTCGAAGGACGAGATACAGGCTAGGATTTCTCAGATTAAAAAGGAGTTGGACATGTCAGAATCAGTGTCGGACTCCGAGAAACTTTCTGAGAGAATTGCAAAGTTGTCTGGAGGTGTTGCTGTTATAAAGGTTGGTGCTGCAACAGAAGCTGAGCTTGAGGACCGCAAGCTTAGAATTGAGGATGCCAAAAATGCAACTTTCGCTGCAATTGAAGAGGGAATTGTACCTGGTGGTGGTGCTGCGTTGGTTCATCTATCAAATTATGTCCCTGCCATTAAGGACAATCTTGAAGATCCTGATGAGAAGTTGGGCGCTGACATTGTGCAGAAG GCATTAGTAGCTCCGGCATCTTTGATTGCTCAGAATGCTGGGGTTGAAGGGGAAGTAGTAGTGGAGAAGATAAAGGGCAGCAAATGGAAGATGGGTTACAATGCAATGACCGACAAGTATGAGGATTTAGTAGAAGCTGGTGTCATCGATCCAGCCATGGTAACAAGATGTGCCTTGCAGAATGCAGCCTCAGTTGCAGGAATGGTTCTCACTACTCAAGCGATTGTGGTGGACAAAAAAATGCCTAGTGCACCAGCATTTGCTCCTCCACAAGGACTTCCCATGATGTAA
- the ABCG60 gene encoding ABC transporter G family member 28, with translation MCRPKQWNSNNVSFICFTVLVFMANLGAGQQTTGNNSMGMQLLKGALASRVKNLTTAMTKNMKGQLDFCIENVDAEWDAAFNFSDNSDYLQGCLQQTKGDVQQRLCTASEIKFYSVSLLEATDESGTAKSSHYLRPNRNCNLTSWNSGCEPGWACSAGKDTKIDFENEKEIPSRVLDCQSCCEGFYCPYGLTCMIPCPMGAYCPHAKLNTTTGVCDPYRYQLPNGMDNHTCGGADVWSDFVSATELFCSAGFYCPSTVQKNPCSKGHYCRAGSTEQTSCYRFATCESQTANQNITFYGLMFFGAIMLVLLIIYNCSDQVLSSRERKQAKSREAGARSARESAQAQNKWKSNLASMGSQLSKTFSRRKSTRQDMQKDSDPSRPGKDSGLPLPPGMSQAKAKKQHNLKKMINESEDSQPDSEGSNIETGDKKFKKDKGKQLHSRTQIFRYAYGQIEKEKALQEQNKDMTFSGVINMASEFEIRPRPPIEVHFKDLTLTLKGKNKHLLRCVTGTLSPGRVSAVMGPSGAGKTTFLSALTGKAAAGCTTTGSILINGKSDSIQSYKKVIGYVPQDDIVHGNLTVEENLWFSARCRLAADLAKPEKVLVVERVIESLGLQQVRDSLVGTVEKRGISGGQRKRVNVGLEMVIEPSLLILDEPTSGLDSSSSQLLLRALRREALEGVNICMVVHQPSYTLFRMFDDFILLAKGGLTAYHGPVSKVEEYFAGIGINIPDRVNPPDHFIDILEGIYKLPASIGVSYKDLPLKWMLHNGYQVPPDMLGPSGAAASSAGDNSSHGGSSAAVGTEQSFVGELWSDLKSNVVQNKDHIQHRLLPSKDLSNRKTAGYLLQYRYFLGRLGKQRLREARIQSVDYLILLLAGICLGTIAKVSDESFGAQGYLYTVIAVSLLGKIAALRSFSQDKLYYWRESSSGMSSLAYFMAKDTLDHFNTIVKPAVYLSMFYFFNNPRSTIWDNYLVLLCLTYCITGIAYCMAIYFEPGPAQLWSVLVPVVLTLIAKQDDDPLTAKIGNYCYPKWALEAFLLATARRYSGVWLISRCGLLKSRHYDLGDWYPCLIKLILVGFLSRFVAFFCLVMFHKK, from the exons atgtgTAGACCAAAACAATGGAATTCCAACAATGTCAGCTTTATCTGCTTCACTGTTTTGGTTTTCATGGCGAATTTGGGTGCTGGGCAGCAAACTACCGGCAACAATTCCATGGGAATGCAGCTCCTCAAGGGAGCTCTTGCATCACGCGTCAAAAATTTGACCACCGCTATGACCAAAAATATGAAAGGACAATTGGATTTTTGCATCGAAAATGT AGACGCTGAGTGGGATGCTGCTTTCAATTTCTCCGATAATTCAGATTATTTGCAAGGGTGTCTTCAACAGACAAAAG GGGATGTTCAGCAGCGATTGTGTACGGCATCAGAAATAAAGTTCTACTCTGTTAGTTTACTGGAAGCAACGGATGAAAGTGGCACTGCAAAAAGTTCCCATTACCTGAGACCAAACAGGAACTGTAATCTAACATCATGGAATTCAGGATGTGAGCCAGGATGGGCTTGTAGTGCTGGAAAAGACACGAAGATTGACTTTGAAAATGAGAAGGAGATTCCATCTAGAGTTCTGGATTGTCAATCTTGTTGTGAAGGCTTTTACTGTCCTTATGGTCTAACCTGCATGATAC CCTGCCCCATGGGTGCTTATTGCCCTCATGCAAAACTCAACACGACCACTGGTGTATGTGATCC CTACCGCTATCAACTTCCTAATGGAATGGACAATCATACTTGTGGTGGAGCAGATGTGTGGTCTGATTTTGTGAGTGCTACTGAACTTTTTTGTTCGGCAGGATTTTACTGTCCATCAACTGTCCAGAAGAATCCTTGCAGTAAAGG ACATTACTGCAGAGCTGGTTCAACAGAACAAACAA GCTGCTATAGATTTGCAACTTGTGAAAGTCAGACAGCAAATCAAAATATCACTTTTTATGGTCTCATGTTTTTT GGTGCAATCATGCTTGTACTTCTTATTATATACAACTGTTCTGACCAAGTTCTGAGCAGTAGAGAACGAAAACAAGCCAAGTCCAGAGAAGCCGGTGCAAGAAGTGCAAGGGAAAGTGCTCAGGCACAAAACAAATGGAAATCTAACCTTGCTAGCATGGGGTCTCAATTGTCGAAGACATTCTCCCGTAGAAAGTCAACAAGGCAGGACATGCAGAAGGATAGTGACCCAAGTAGACCTGGTAAGGATTCTGGCTTGCCCTTGCCCCCAGGTATGTCTCAGGCAAAAGCAAAGAAACAACACAACCTCAAGAAGATGATCAATGAATCTGAAGACAGCCAGCCTGATAGTGAAGGTTCCAACATTGAAACTGGggataaaaaattcaaaaaggaCAAGGGTAAACAATTACATTCAAGGACTCAAATTTTTAGATATGCATATGGACAAATCGAGAAAGAAAAAGCTTTGCAGGAGCAGAACAAAGATATGACGTTTTCTGGAGTAATCAATATGGCAAGTGAGTTTGAAATAAGGCCCAGGCCTCCTATTGAGGTTCACTTTAAAGATTTGACACTTACTTTGAAGGGGAAAAACAAGCATCTGTTGAGGTGTGTAACCGGGACATTGTCACCTGGCCGTGTTTCTGCTGTTATGGGTCCATCTGGCGCTGGAAAGACAACATTTCTATCTGCATTGACTGGAAAAGCTGCAGCAGGGTGTACTACAACTGGTTCGATTCTAATAAATGGAAAGTCTGACTCTATTCAGTCTTACAAGAAAGTTATTGGCTATGTTCCTCAAGATGATATAGTGCACGGAAATTTGACAGTGGAGGAGAATCTTTGGTTTAGTGCTCGGTGTAG ATTGGCTGCTGATTTGGCAAAACCAGAAAAGGTTTTAGTTGTTGAAAGAGTCATAGAGTCCCTGGGGTTGCAACAGGTGAGAGATTCTCTTGTGGGGACAGTGGAGAAGAGAGGCATCTCCGGAGGCCAGAGGAAGAGAGTAAATGTTGGGCTTGAAATGGTTATAGAACCTTCTTTGTTAATTTTAGATGAACCCACTTCTGGTCTGGATAGCTCTTCATCTCAGTTATTGCTTAGAGCACTTCGTCGTGAAGCTCTTGAAGGAGTGAATATATGCATGGTGGTTCATCAACCAAG CTATACTTTGTTTAGGATGTTTGACGATTTTATACTTCTAGCCAAGGGTGGCCTTACAGCATACCATGGACCAGTGTCAAAAGTTGAAGAGTACTTTGCAGGAATTGGAATCAACATCCCAGATCGTGTTAATCCTCCAGATCACTTCATTGATATTTTAGAGGGAATTTATAAACTTCCAGCAAGTATAGGAGTAAGCTATAAAGATCTTCCTCTTAAATGGATGCTTCATAATGGTTACCAAGTACCACCAGACATGCTAGGTCCTTCGGGAGCAGCAGCTTCTTCGGCTGGTGATAATTCATCTCATGGAGGAAGTTCCGCAGCTGTTGGTACTGAACAATCTTTTGTCGGAGAGCTGTGGTCGGATCTCAAATCCAATGTTGTACAGAATAAGGACCATATACAGCACAGACTTTTGCCGTCAAAGGACTTGTCGAACCGAAAAACAGCTGGTTACCTCCTCCAATATAGATATTTCCTTGGAAG ACTCGGCAAGCAGCGACTGCGGGAAGCGAGGATACAATCGGTTGATTATCTTATACTATTACTTGCTGGGATCTGTTTAGGAACAATTGCTAAAGTGAGCGATGAAAGCTTTGGAGCACAGGGTTACCTTTACACCGTCATTGCAGTTT CTCTTCTTGGCAAGATTGCAGCATTGAGGTCATTTTCTCAAGACAAACTATACTATTGGAGAGAGAGTTCATCCGGCATGAGCAGCTTGGCTTACTTTATGGCCAAGGATACGCTTGACCATTTCAATACAATTGTAAAGCCTGCAGTTTATCTATCAATGTTCTATTTCTTCAATAACCCAAGATCCACCATTTGGGATAATTACCTCGTCTTGCTTTGTCTCACATACTGCATTACGGGAATAGCTTATTGTATGGCCATCTACTTTGAACCTGGTCCTGCCCAACTG TGGTCGGTGTTGGTACCAGTTGTTTTGACTCTCATCGCAAAGCAGGACGATGACCCACTTACAGCAAAAATAGGAAACTATTGCTATCCTAAGTGGGCTTTGGAAGCATTTTTGCTTGCAACAGCTAGAAG GTACTCTGGTGTGTGGTTGATCTCAAGATGTGGTTTACTAAAGTCAAGGCACTACGATCTTGGTGACTGGTATCCTTGCTTGATAAAGCTCATCCTTGTGGGTTTTCTCAGCCGTTTCGTGGCATTCTTCTGTTTGGTGATGTTCCATAAAAAATAA
- the LOC101264633 gene encoding lysM domain receptor-like kinase 3, with protein MCKTKMAVDAAQPISTPARRSTTPKITSTQQAQSSTSKSGPSNSSNRVSYTSNSGSGSGSEYRLDTSVATTSVSSQASLTSFRASLPDNPQVYDFSDIRAATNNFLAKRYSSTSSSQSWRCTLHGKDVIIFQRRIYQKSMEKAELRAKLSVICRSHYKSIIKLLGASISGEHIYLVYDFVLGSNLSLCLRNPRNPSYTVLSTWMSRIQIATDVAHGLDYIHNTTGLEIDPVHKYVKSSGIIVTEPSFNAKICHFGAAELCSGSESKAVTNGGEIYEGASAVSTPGRKGSATKTREFEGVRGYISPEYQLTGVATQKSDVYAFGVVLLELFSGEEPVRFKYDKATGNYSKISLIDTAREVVDCGGDGEEDGGVGVERELRNWVDRRLSDSFPVEVAQKVIRLALDCLHVEPDDRPDMRRVAGKISKLYLESKFWSDRVKMPTEITVSLAPR; from the coding sequence ATGTGTAAAACGAAAATGGCAGTTGATGCTGCACAACCCATTTCAACCCCAGCAAGAAGATCAACAACTCCGAAAATCACTTCTACACAACAGGCACAATCTTCAACATCTAAATCGGGTCCATCAAACAGCAGCAATCGGGTCAGTTACACCTCCAACTCCGGTTCCGGGTCAGGGTCCGAATACCGCCTTGACACCTCCGTCGCAACCACCTCCGTCTCCAGCCAGGCATCGCTCACTAGTTTCCGAGCATCGTTGCCGGATAATCCTCAAGTTTATGATTTCTCTGATATTCGTGCCGCCACCAACAACTTCCTTGCCAAGCGCTACTCATCCACCTCTTCATCCCAATCGTGGCGATGCACGCTCCATGGCAAAGATGTAATTATCTTCCAACGAAGAATCTACCAGAAATCTATGGAAAAAGCTGAATTGAGGGCGAAATTATCAGTTATTTGTAGAAGTCATTATAAAAGTATAATTAAACTCCTCGGTGCATCAATTTCTGGCGAGCATATTTACTTAGTGTACGATTTTGTACTGGGTTCTAACCTTTCTCTCTGCCTCCGGAACCCTAGAAATCCAAGCTATACGGTTCTCTCCACTTGGATGTCACGAATTCAAATCGCTACTGATGTTGCTCACGGTCTGGATTATATACACAACACTACCGGTTTAGAGATCGATCCAGTTCACAAATATGTAAAGAGCAGTGGAATCATCGTCACCGAGCCTTCCTTTAACGCAAAAATTTGCCATTTCGGAGCAGCGGAGCTTTGCAGTGGAAGCGAGAGCAAAGCCGTGACGAATGGCGGTGAGATCTACGAGGGTGCATCAGCAGTTTCAACGCCGGGGCGAAAGGGATCCGCGACTAAGACTCGCGAGTTTGAAGGCGTGAGAGGTTACATATCGCCGGAGTACCAACTGACAGGAGTAGCAACACAGAAGTCCGACGTGTACGCATTTGGAGTTGTGCTGTTGGAATTGTTCTCCGGCGAAGAACCTGTGAGGTTCAAGTACGACAAGGCAACCGGAAACTACAGTAAAATCTCCCTTATAGATACGGCGAGGGAAGTAGTTGACTGCGGCGGCGATGGGGAGGAAGACGGCGGCGTAGGAGTGGAGAGAGAGTTGAGGAATTGGGTGGACCGGAGGTTGAGTGACTCGTTCCCGGTCGAGGTGGCACAGAAGGTAATCCGGTTGGCATTGGATTGTTTACACGTGGAACCAGATGACAGGCCCGATATGCGCCGCGTGGCGGGTAAGATATCAAAGCTGTATTTAGAGTCCAAATTTTGGTCGGATCGGGTCAAAATGCCCACGGAAATAACCGTGTCATTAGCACCTCGATGA